A genomic window from Pseudogulbenkiania sp. MAI-1 includes:
- the rnpA gene encoding ribonuclease P protein component produces the protein MAFRFRRAHRLLKTDEFSSVFSLRQARSNPYFQVYARPNGLGRPRLGLVVGKKVAKRAYRRNYIKRTVREWFRLNQQTLGSVDYVVRSRLVFDRETRTEAVTALSSLFGKLARCHASSSS, from the coding sequence TTGGCCTTTCGCTTTCGCCGTGCGCACCGGCTGTTGAAAACGGATGAATTTTCATCCGTTTTTAGTTTGCGGCAAGCGCGCAGCAACCCGTATTTTCAGGTATACGCCCGCCCCAACGGCCTGGGCCGCCCGCGACTCGGTCTCGTGGTCGGCAAGAAGGTCGCCAAGCGGGCGTATCGCCGTAATTACATCAAGCGCACCGTTCGAGAGTGGTTCCGCCTGAACCAGCAGACGCTCGGCTCCGTCGATTACGTGGTGCGTTCCCGCCTCGTGTTCGACCGCGAGACGCGCACCGAAGCTGTCACGGCGTTGTCCTCACTCTTTGGTAAACTAGCCCGATGTCACGCCTCTTCATCTTCCTGA
- the rpmH gene encoding 50S ribosomal protein L34 → MKRTYQPSTTRRKRTHGFLVRSKTRGGRAVLAARRAKGRKRLAV, encoded by the coding sequence ATGAAACGCACTTACCAGCCCTCGACCACGCGCCGCAAGCGCACCCACGGCTTCCTCGTTCGTTCCAAGACCCGTGGTGGTCGCGCCGTTCTGGCCGCTCGCCGCGCCAAGGGTCGCAAGCGTCTGGCCGTGTAA
- the yidC gene encoding membrane protein insertase YidC, protein MDSKRLIIFIVLSMSILLLWQEYFAPKPTPQQLAKSQTTAGAPAAPGAGASAAQPADASKLTSGQRITVNTDLFKAEIDTVGGDLRRLDLLKHNAAEDASKPFELFTDKGGRVYVAQTGLVATANPALPTHKTVFTAEKTSYQLNGDKLEVKLTAPEANGVKVSKVYTFKKGAYDIDVRYDITNGGSAPLGATAYFRLLRDGEAPEGENFMAHTFTGPAVYTAEGKFQKVTFDDLAKGKGDYAKSANDGWVSMLQHYFMSAWIVKPLNGQSICAAGTPCRFELKESNGLYSAATLVDLPAIAPGASRSITVPLYAGPEEYNVITKVADGMEYAKDYGWVHIFASPLFWLLTKLHALVNNWGWAIVLLTLIVKAVFYPLTAASYRSMGKMKALAPRLERLKEQYGDDRMKMQQAVMEMYKSEKVNPLGGCLPMLIQIPVFIGLYWSLLASVELRQADWILWIDDLARPDPFYVLPAIMAITMFLQTFLNPPPADPMQAKMMKIMPVAFSAMFFFFPAGLVLYWVVNNVLSIAQQWYINKQIEKAKKLALQS, encoded by the coding sequence ATGGATTCCAAGCGACTGATCATTTTCATCGTTCTGTCCATGAGCATCCTGCTGCTCTGGCAGGAGTATTTCGCGCCCAAGCCGACGCCGCAGCAGCTGGCCAAGAGCCAGACCACGGCCGGCGCCCCGGCCGCGCCCGGTGCCGGTGCCTCGGCAGCCCAGCCGGCCGACGCCAGCAAGCTGACCTCGGGCCAGCGCATCACGGTCAACACCGACCTGTTCAAGGCGGAGATCGACACCGTCGGGGGTGACCTGCGCCGCCTGGATCTGCTGAAGCACAACGCCGCCGAGGACGCCAGCAAGCCGTTCGAGCTGTTCACCGACAAGGGCGGCCGCGTGTACGTGGCGCAGACCGGCCTGGTGGCCACCGCCAACCCGGCGCTGCCGACGCACAAGACCGTGTTCACGGCCGAGAAGACCAGCTACCAGCTCAACGGCGACAAGCTGGAAGTGAAGCTGACCGCACCGGAAGCCAACGGCGTCAAGGTGAGCAAGGTGTACACCTTCAAGAAGGGCGCCTACGACATCGACGTGCGCTACGACATCACCAACGGCGGCAGCGCGCCGCTGGGGGCCACCGCCTACTTCCGCCTGCTGCGCGACGGCGAGGCGCCGGAAGGCGAGAACTTCATGGCGCATACCTTCACCGGCCCGGCGGTGTACACCGCCGAGGGCAAGTTCCAGAAGGTGACCTTCGACGACCTGGCCAAAGGCAAGGGCGATTACGCCAAGAGCGCCAATGACGGCTGGGTGTCGATGCTGCAGCACTATTTCATGTCGGCCTGGATCGTCAAGCCGCTGAACGGCCAGAGCATCTGTGCCGCCGGAACGCCGTGCCGCTTCGAGCTGAAGGAGAGCAACGGCCTGTACTCCGCCGCCACGCTGGTGGACCTGCCGGCAATCGCGCCGGGCGCCAGCCGTTCGATCACGGTGCCGCTGTACGCCGGTCCGGAAGAGTACAACGTGATCACCAAGGTGGCCGACGGCATGGAGTACGCCAAGGACTACGGCTGGGTGCACATCTTCGCCTCGCCGCTGTTCTGGCTGTTGACCAAGCTGCACGCGCTGGTGAACAACTGGGGCTGGGCGATCGTGCTGCTGACGCTGATCGTCAAGGCCGTGTTCTACCCGCTGACCGCCGCTTCGTACCGCTCGATGGGCAAGATGAAGGCGCTGGCGCCGCGTCTGGAGCGCCTGAAGGAGCAGTACGGCGACGACCGCATGAAGATGCAGCAGGCGGTGATGGAGATGTACAAGAGCGAGAAGGTCAATCCGCTCGGCGGCTGCCTGCCGATGCTGATCCAGATCCCGGTGTTCATCGGCCTGTACTGGTCGCTCTTGGCCTCGGTGGAGCTGCGCCAGGCGGACTGGATCCTGTGGATCGACGACCTGGCCCGCCCGGACCCGTTCTACGTGCTGCCGGCGATCATGGCCATCACCATGTTCCTGCAGACCTTCCTCAACCCGCCGCCGGCCGACCCGATGCAGGCGAAGATGATGAAGATCATGCCGGTTGCGTTCTCGGCGATGTTCTTCTTCTTCCCGGCCGGCCTGGTGCTGTACTGGGTGGTGAACAACGTGCTGTCGATCGCCCAGCAGTGGTACATCAACAAGCAGATCGAGAAGGCCAAGAAGCTGGCGCTGCAGTCCTGA
- the yidD gene encoding membrane protein insertion efficiency factor YidD has translation MSRLFIFLIRCYQVAISPWLAPRCRYMPTCSGYAIEAVKKHGACKGGWLAVRRISRCHPWGGSGYDPVP, from the coding sequence ATGTCACGCCTCTTCATCTTCCTGATCCGCTGCTACCAGGTCGCCATCAGCCCGTGGCTCGCGCCGCGCTGCCGCTATATGCCGACCTGTTCCGGCTACGCGATCGAGGCGGTGAAGAAACATGGCGCCTGCAAGGGCGGCTGGCTGGCTGTTCGGCGTATTTCGCGCTGCCACCCGTGGGGCGGCAGCGGCTACGACCCGGTTCCCTGA